The Streptomyces sp. NBC_00440 genome contains a region encoding:
- a CDS encoding PucR family transcriptional regulator, which translates to MQESGARRHLPARQLVDNIGPALLRLIQEGTGCDGPLTEIAIYAPGAPTQLGPGCVVLGVGVTTEAELRELTAAMERGAARVVAVKAPVPPSADEELTIIEVNQNASWMHVATTVREQLLEYARMRVRSVSSGSELFSLANAIYEALGAPVTIEDRFSALVAWSEGQDKTDAERIETILGRAVQPRTLAEQRERHEFERLHASSEPVYMEATEPDQLPRVAIVVRAGSDVLGYIWAAVAGPLDEAGTARLREFASMVALQMVGLRTETSYARQQRGELAAAVLGGSADRVEASRLQLGSGPVCVLAAAPRLIGTTDADAATADELRRFADTLEYFLAAVHSRSASVVGTGAVYVLVAWPPEHTAALESTINLARDFLGRTPLASDYVVAIGGPADSLGRIAAVRAQTDAALRALRHPTFQGPAVRTVEDMALPVLLLHLADVTESLGLPDTSGALHRLCQEDGQDGLLTVTLAAYLAAAGATDIAAAKLHIHPNTMRYRLRRIREVSGLDFTDADAVLLAHLQLRVRELRMRIA; encoded by the coding sequence ATGCAGGAGTCTGGCGCGCGGCGGCACCTGCCCGCCCGCCAACTGGTGGACAACATCGGCCCGGCGCTGCTGCGCTTGATCCAGGAGGGGACCGGCTGCGACGGGCCGCTGACCGAGATCGCCATCTACGCCCCGGGTGCACCGACGCAGCTTGGGCCGGGGTGTGTGGTGCTGGGCGTCGGCGTGACCACTGAAGCCGAGCTGCGCGAACTGACCGCGGCGATGGAACGTGGCGCCGCGCGAGTGGTGGCGGTGAAGGCCCCGGTGCCACCGTCGGCGGACGAAGAGCTGACGATCATCGAGGTCAACCAGAACGCGTCCTGGATGCACGTCGCGACGACCGTTCGTGAGCAGTTGCTCGAATACGCGAGGATGCGCGTGCGCTCCGTCAGCAGCGGCTCGGAGCTGTTTTCCCTGGCGAACGCGATCTACGAGGCTCTCGGCGCCCCGGTCACCATCGAAGACCGCTTTTCCGCGCTGGTCGCCTGGTCGGAGGGCCAGGACAAGACCGATGCCGAGCGGATCGAGACCATTCTGGGGCGGGCGGTGCAGCCGAGGACGCTCGCCGAACAACGCGAGCGCCATGAATTCGAGCGCCTCCATGCCAGCAGCGAGCCGGTGTACATGGAAGCGACCGAACCGGACCAGCTGCCGAGGGTAGCCATCGTTGTCCGGGCCGGCTCGGATGTCCTCGGCTACATCTGGGCCGCGGTTGCCGGGCCGCTCGACGAGGCGGGCACCGCTCGGCTGCGCGAATTCGCGTCGATGGTCGCGTTGCAGATGGTCGGCTTGCGAACCGAGACCAGCTATGCCCGTCAGCAGCGCGGCGAGCTGGCTGCCGCGGTACTCGGAGGGTCGGCCGATCGAGTGGAGGCGAGCCGGCTGCAATTGGGCTCTGGACCGGTCTGTGTACTGGCTGCGGCCCCCAGGTTGATCGGGACCACGGACGCCGACGCGGCGACCGCTGACGAGCTACGCCGGTTCGCTGACACGTTGGAGTACTTTCTGGCGGCCGTGCACTCCCGGTCTGCCTCGGTGGTGGGCACAGGCGCGGTGTACGTACTCGTTGCCTGGCCTCCGGAACACACCGCGGCACTTGAGTCGACCATCAACCTGGCACGTGATTTCCTCGGGCGGACACCGCTGGCCAGTGACTATGTGGTCGCCATCGGCGGCCCGGCCGACTCGCTGGGCCGGATCGCCGCCGTGCGGGCGCAGACAGACGCCGCACTGCGGGCGCTACGGCACCCGACCTTCCAGGGGCCGGCTGTGCGCACCGTGGAGGACATGGCGCTGCCGGTGTTGTTGCTCCATCTCGCCGACGTTACTGAGTCGCTCGGCCTCCCGGATACCAGCGGAGCTCTGCACCGGCTGTGTCAGGAGGATGGCCAGGACGGTCTGCTGACGGTGACCCTGGCCGCCTATCTCGCCGCCGCGGGGGCCACGGACATCGCGGCGGCCAAGCTGCACATCCACCCCAACACGATGCGCTACCGGCTGCGCCGGATCCGCGAGGTCTCCGGGCTGGATTTCACTGATGCCGACGCCGTGCTGCTCGCGCACCTCCAGCTTCGGGTGCGCGAGCTGCGGATGAGGATTGCCTGA
- a CDS encoding serine hydrolase domain-containing protein — MISQLTKQLRTSWPVPGLAISIVTATGESMLITEGFADTESGAPVSDHTRFEIGSVSKTFTAFLLGQLADEGKVNFEAQVADYLPWFTPNGGSRKITVRHLMQHTSGLVAGADALPDAAARGYALRDATTCVEPGQMFHYSNEGYNLLGLIIEHVTGKSLADAMPERLLHPLGMRESTAHIIHEDIAHLATGYRFRHDAAPPLPSAPLTPATFLDYSAADANVTATASDLGVFARMLLGRGTVAGTRILSPERFEQIITDRVDAGGSAEHRSGYGLGVDVEIIDGHTWLMHAGGMVGYRSFLAADIDGGYGVAVLTNAPGDCQIIDRFGRHVLSVVQGASPEPALFDREIIADAHRYTGSYGAGSRRIRVDATADHGLSLTSNGTTGKLYDAGDGRLACDHPDWSDYHHSLSTVAGKPQWLCGPDSLGPDPTLGPDPTPATTPHPLAGHYRSYTPWYPSFRIVQRAGRLHMIAATGVEAPCDEPELIALDDGTFRVGADPRLPERLTAGPALNGSVLWVDLDGCRYTRSFRP; from the coding sequence ATGATCTCCCAGCTGACAAAGCAGCTGCGCACATCGTGGCCGGTGCCCGGGCTCGCCATCAGCATTGTCACCGCAACCGGCGAATCCATGCTCATCACAGAGGGATTCGCTGACACGGAATCCGGTGCTCCAGTTTCTGATCACACGCGGTTCGAGATCGGTTCGGTCAGCAAGACCTTCACCGCGTTCCTGCTCGGGCAATTGGCAGATGAGGGGAAGGTGAATTTCGAGGCGCAGGTTGCTGACTATCTGCCGTGGTTCACCCCGAACGGCGGGTCGCGAAAAATCACAGTCCGCCACCTTATGCAGCACACTTCGGGTCTGGTGGCCGGGGCTGATGCGCTTCCCGATGCCGCCGCTCGCGGTTACGCATTGCGTGATGCGACGACGTGTGTCGAACCGGGGCAGATGTTCCACTACTCCAACGAAGGCTATAACCTGCTGGGGCTGATCATCGAGCATGTCACAGGGAAATCGCTCGCGGACGCCATGCCCGAGCGGCTGCTGCACCCGCTGGGAATGCGTGAATCGACAGCGCACATCATTCACGAAGACATAGCCCACCTCGCCACCGGATACCGGTTCCGGCACGACGCCGCACCGCCACTGCCGTCGGCCCCGCTCACGCCTGCCACCTTTCTCGATTATTCGGCGGCCGATGCGAATGTGACTGCAACCGCATCCGACTTGGGCGTGTTCGCTCGAATGCTCCTGGGGCGCGGCACCGTGGCCGGCACCAGGATCCTCAGCCCGGAGCGGTTCGAGCAGATCATCACAGACCGTGTCGACGCAGGCGGTTCGGCGGAACATCGGAGTGGTTATGGACTTGGCGTGGACGTGGAAATCATCGACGGCCATACCTGGCTGATGCACGCCGGCGGAATGGTCGGATACCGCTCGTTTCTCGCCGCCGATATCGACGGTGGATACGGCGTCGCAGTGCTGACCAATGCGCCCGGCGACTGCCAGATAATCGACCGTTTCGGCCGGCATGTGCTTTCCGTCGTACAAGGCGCCTCGCCGGAACCGGCGCTGTTCGACCGGGAGATAATCGCAGACGCTCATCGCTACACAGGAAGCTACGGAGCGGGATCGCGCCGGATCCGGGTCGACGCCACTGCGGACCATGGCCTCTCTCTCACCTCGAACGGGACAACAGGCAAGCTGTACGACGCAGGGGACGGGCGGCTGGCATGTGATCACCCGGACTGGTCCGACTACCACCATTCGCTGAGCACCGTCGCCGGGAAGCCGCAGTGGCTCTGCGGACCCGACTCGCTCGGTCCCGACCCCACGCTCGGTCCTGACCCCACGCCGGCCACAACCCCGCATCCGCTCGCCGGTCACTACCGGAGCTACACGCCCTGGTATCCCAGCTTCAGGATCGTGCAACGGGCGGGGCGACTGCACATGATCGCTGCGACCGGCGTCGAAGCGCCGTGCGATGAACCGGAACTCATCGCACTCGATGACGGAACGTTCCGCGTCGGAGCCGATCCGCGATTGCCGGAGCGGTTGACAGCCGGCCCCGCCCTCAACGGCTCAGTGCTGTGGGTCGACCTGGATGGATGCCGCTACACGCGCTCATTCCGTCCATAG
- a CDS encoding SDR family oxidoreductase, whose product MSDGEAAPAPGSPALHCLVTGATGYIGGRLVPELLDAGHRVRCLSRSPDRLRDHPWAGRAEAVRGDVTDAASVAASMRGIDVAYYLVHALNTGSGFEETDRRAARIFGEQARATGVRRIVYLGGLTPDGVPEQELSPHLRSRAEVGRILLASGVPTTVLRAAVIIGSGSASFEMLRYLTERLPVMVTPSWVSTRIQPIAVRDVLRYLVGSALMPADVHRAFDIGGPDIMTYRDMMRRFASVAGLPHRLILPVPMLSPRLSSHWIGLVTPVPRSLARPLAESLRYEVVCREHDIARYVPDGPGVPFSFARALQLALQRVQDAQVTTRWSSASLPGAPSDPLPTDPGWAGGSLYTDRRQLTMDAAPEALWRIVEGVGGDNGWYSFPLAWAVRGWLDRLAGGVGLRRGRRDAQRLRVGDSLDFWRVEAIEPGRLLRLRAEMRLPGLAWLEMSVDRDSRGRTRYRQRALFHPRGLLGHAYWWSVAPFHAVVFGGMARNIAGAADRASQGRQEPAPGAR is encoded by the coding sequence ATGAGCGACGGTGAAGCGGCACCCGCGCCCGGCTCACCCGCCCTGCACTGCCTGGTGACCGGGGCTACGGGCTATATCGGTGGCCGGCTGGTGCCCGAACTGCTCGATGCCGGCCACCGCGTCCGCTGTCTGTCCAGGTCCCCGGACAGACTGCGGGACCACCCCTGGGCCGGACGGGCGGAAGCCGTACGGGGAGATGTCACCGATGCCGCGTCGGTGGCCGCGTCCATGCGGGGCATCGACGTGGCGTACTACCTGGTGCACGCGCTGAACACCGGCTCCGGCTTCGAGGAGACGGACCGCAGGGCGGCCAGGATCTTCGGCGAGCAGGCCCGGGCCACCGGTGTCCGGCGCATCGTCTATCTGGGCGGCCTCACCCCCGACGGCGTACCGGAGCAGGAGCTCTCACCGCATCTGCGCTCGCGGGCCGAGGTCGGCCGCATCCTCCTCGCGTCGGGGGTGCCGACCACCGTGCTGCGCGCCGCGGTCATCATCGGCTCCGGCTCCGCGTCCTTCGAGATGCTGCGGTATCTCACCGAGCGGCTGCCGGTCATGGTCACGCCGAGCTGGGTCAGCACCCGGATCCAGCCGATCGCCGTCCGGGACGTGCTGCGGTACCTGGTCGGCAGTGCGCTGATGCCGGCCGATGTGCACCGGGCCTTCGACATCGGCGGACCCGACATCATGACGTACCGCGACATGATGCGCCGGTTCGCCTCGGTCGCCGGCCTTCCGCACCGGCTCATCCTGCCGGTGCCGATGCTCTCGCCGCGCCTGTCCAGCCACTGGATCGGCCTGGTCACCCCCGTTCCGCGCTCGCTCGCCCGGCCGCTCGCCGAGTCGCTGCGCTACGAAGTCGTGTGCCGCGAACACGACATCGCGCGGTATGTGCCGGACGGCCCCGGTGTGCCATTCAGCTTCGCCAGGGCGCTCCAACTGGCGCTCCAGCGGGTCCAGGACGCCCAGGTCACCACCCGCTGGTCGTCCGCCTCGCTGCCCGGCGCCCCGAGCGATCCGCTGCCCACCGACCCCGGCTGGGCGGGCGGCAGCCTCTACACGGACCGGCGCCAACTCACCATGGACGCGGCCCCGGAAGCGCTCTGGCGGATCGTCGAGGGCGTCGGGGGCGACAACGGCTGGTACTCCTTCCCGCTCGCCTGGGCCGTGCGCGGCTGGCTGGACCGGCTGGCCGGCGGGGTCGGCCTGCGCCGCGGGCGGAGGGACGCGCAGCGGCTCAGAGTCGGCGACTCGCTGGACTTCTGGCGGGTCGAGGCGATCGAGCCGGGCCGCCTGCTGCGGCTGCGGGCCGAGATGCGGCTGCCGGGACTCGCCTGGCTGGAGATGTCCGTGGACCGGGACAGCCGGGGACGCACCCGCTACCGGCAGCGCGCCCTCTTCCACCCCCGGGGGCTGCTCGGACACGCGTACTGGTGGAGTGTCGCGCCCTTCCATGCCGTCGTCTTCGGCGGAATGGCCCGCAATATCGCCGGAGCGGCGGACCGCGCGAGCCAGGGCCGTCAGGAGCCCGCCCCCGGCGCCCGCTGA
- a CDS encoding APC family permease: protein MTELTPTDIAPSAPGTGKRAIGVLPLVGIFFFTVSGGPFGLEASISSAGPGMTLMMIILVPIIFGVPNALVAAELSAAIPVNGGYYYWTKLALGNFPAFVFGIWNTVGSVLNLTLYPILLVDYLATWVPAITRGKGLVILSLFHGGFVVDLHWIVTVALIIPMAYLNYRGSKAVSEYSVGMMVLILAPFAVLAVIGVYQAINNGTDVFSPFMIPGQSARSSVAGALSVIVWLYLGFDGPSTVLGEVADAHRTYTRALIISVPLIIAAYLLPTIAAISSGLHRGSPAAWAQGDFITVGDILGGSWLKVLISLGSALSLAGLFMAILLTSTRIPRALAADAYLPRWMARDSRRFDTPVGALLASSIVVIVLAAVDFSSILRATVLLTLSSILLEFVAFLVLRWRYPQMRRPVRVPGGWPGAVLVVALPTGMIVYLAWISAVDETATFLTSLAVALLGVALYPLCRRFVKGHRPDAEMDYSNVELGPDRYTGSGSQKAGI from the coding sequence ATGACTGAACTGACCCCAACCGATATCGCGCCATCGGCGCCGGGGACGGGGAAACGTGCGATCGGCGTGCTGCCACTGGTCGGCATCTTCTTCTTCACGGTTTCCGGAGGTCCCTTCGGGCTGGAAGCTTCTATTTCCAGCGCCGGGCCGGGCATGACCTTGATGATGATTATCCTGGTGCCAATTATTTTCGGTGTCCCGAACGCATTGGTGGCAGCGGAACTCAGCGCCGCGATACCGGTCAACGGCGGCTACTATTACTGGACAAAACTCGCGCTCGGAAATTTTCCGGCATTTGTGTTCGGTATCTGGAATACGGTCGGCTCAGTGTTGAATCTCACCCTGTATCCGATCCTGCTCGTCGACTACCTGGCGACCTGGGTACCCGCCATCACGCGCGGGAAGGGACTGGTAATTCTGTCCCTGTTCCATGGTGGCTTCGTGGTGGACCTGCACTGGATCGTCACCGTCGCCCTCATTATCCCGATGGCCTACCTCAACTATCGCGGCTCCAAGGCCGTGAGCGAATATTCAGTCGGGATGATGGTGCTGATTCTCGCACCGTTCGCCGTGTTGGCAGTTATCGGTGTCTATCAAGCGATCAACAACGGAACCGATGTTTTTTCACCCTTCATGATTCCAGGTCAAAGCGCGCGCTCGTCGGTGGCCGGCGCGCTCAGCGTGATCGTGTGGCTATACCTTGGCTTCGACGGTCCGAGTACCGTGCTGGGTGAGGTTGCCGACGCGCACCGAACCTACACGCGCGCCCTGATCATTTCGGTTCCGCTGATCATCGCTGCCTACCTCTTGCCCACGATCGCCGCCATCAGCAGTGGCCTTCATCGGGGTTCGCCCGCCGCCTGGGCTCAAGGCGATTTCATCACGGTCGGCGATATCTTGGGCGGAAGCTGGCTCAAGGTGCTGATCTCCCTGGGCTCGGCGCTTTCCCTGGCCGGCTTGTTCATGGCGATCCTCCTGACGAGCACACGAATTCCGCGCGCGCTTGCAGCAGATGCTTATCTGCCTCGTTGGATGGCACGAGACAGTAGACGATTCGACACGCCGGTAGGTGCTCTTCTGGCGAGCAGCATTGTCGTGATTGTCCTCGCTGCTGTCGATTTCAGTTCGATTTTGCGGGCCACGGTGCTCCTCACCCTGTCGTCCATCCTGCTTGAATTCGTCGCCTTCCTGGTCCTTCGCTGGCGGTATCCGCAGATGCGCCGACCGGTTCGTGTTCCCGGCGGCTGGCCCGGCGCTGTCCTGGTGGTCGCGCTCCCTACCGGAATGATCGTGTATCTGGCGTGGATTTCAGCAGTCGATGAGACCGCTACGTTCCTCACGAGTCTCGCGGTGGCACTCCTGGGCGTGGCGCTGTACCCGCTGTGTCGCCGATTCGTCAAGGGCCACCGACCGGACGCGGAAATGGATTACTCGAACGTCGAGCTCGGGCCTGACAGGTACACAGGATCCGGTTCACAGAAGGCGGGAATTTGA
- the rpe gene encoding ribulose-phosphate 3-epimerase, with amino-acid sequence MAVQINPSILSADFSRLAEEAKAVEGADWLHVDVMDNHFVPNLTLGVPVVEALSRASDTPLDCHLMIEDADRWAPQYVEAGAGSVTFHVEAAAAPVRLAREIRAKGARASMALKPATPIEPYEDLLPELDMLLIMTVEPGFGGQSFLDIMLPKIRRTRELISKHGLELWLQVDGGVSASTIERCAEAGADVFVAGSAVYGADDPAAAVRMLRHQAQETTATAGWACGH; translated from the coding sequence ATGGCCGTGCAGATCAACCCCAGCATCCTGTCCGCCGACTTCTCCCGACTCGCGGAGGAGGCGAAGGCCGTCGAAGGTGCCGACTGGCTCCACGTCGATGTGATGGACAACCACTTCGTCCCCAATCTGACCCTCGGGGTCCCTGTGGTGGAAGCGCTCAGCCGGGCCTCGGACACGCCGCTGGACTGCCACCTCATGATTGAGGACGCGGACCGCTGGGCGCCGCAGTACGTCGAGGCGGGCGCGGGCTCCGTCACCTTCCACGTGGAGGCCGCCGCCGCCCCCGTACGGCTCGCGCGCGAGATCAGGGCCAAGGGCGCACGCGCCTCCATGGCGCTGAAGCCCGCGACGCCCATCGAGCCCTACGAGGACCTGCTCCCGGAGCTCGACATGCTGCTGATCATGACGGTGGAGCCCGGCTTCGGCGGCCAGTCCTTCCTGGACATCATGCTGCCGAAGATCCGCCGCACCCGTGAGCTGATCTCCAAGCACGGACTCGAACTCTGGCTCCAGGTCGACGGCGGGGTCTCCGCGTCGACGATCGAGCGGTGCGCGGAGGCCGGCGCGGACGTCTTCGTCGCGGGCTCCGCGGTGTACGGCGCCGACGACCCGGCCGCGGCGGTCCGGATGCTCCGCCACCAGGCGCAGGAGACGACGGCGACGGCGGGCTGGGCCTGCGGCCACTGA
- a CDS encoding sugar-binding transcriptional regulator — protein MSAGRSALRMGPAELVQAAAMARRFYLEGKSKIQIAEEFGVSRFKVARVLETALERDLVRIEIRVPAELDAERSDALRARYGLRHAVVVESPADAADDAPDPENLGEVAADLLGELVTEGDVLGLAWGRSTIHMAAALNVLPPCTVVQLTGVYDAGTAERGSVEAVRRAAQVSGGEAHPIYAPMLLPDPATAAALRNQTGIARAFEYFDKVTVAAVSIGSWEPGISTVHDMLSDAERAHYASLGVAAEMSAHLFDAEGRRVGRDLGERCITVEADRLRRIPEVVAIAGGQRKAAAIGAVLKSGLVTSLVTDTAAADFLLTETGPGPRPALDRADPDGV, from the coding sequence ATGTCGGCGGGCAGATCAGCCCTGCGGATGGGACCCGCGGAGCTGGTGCAGGCGGCGGCCATGGCCCGTCGCTTCTACCTGGAGGGAAAGTCCAAGATCCAGATCGCCGAGGAGTTCGGCGTCAGCCGGTTCAAGGTCGCCCGGGTCCTGGAGACGGCGCTGGAGCGCGATCTCGTACGGATCGAGATCCGGGTCCCCGCCGAGCTGGACGCGGAGCGCTCCGACGCGCTGCGGGCCCGTTACGGGCTGCGCCACGCGGTCGTCGTCGAGTCCCCGGCGGACGCGGCGGACGACGCCCCCGATCCGGAGAACCTGGGTGAGGTCGCCGCCGATCTGCTGGGCGAGCTGGTCACCGAGGGCGATGTGCTGGGCCTCGCCTGGGGTCGCTCCACCATCCACATGGCGGCGGCGCTCAATGTTCTCCCGCCGTGCACGGTGGTCCAGCTGACCGGTGTGTACGACGCGGGGACCGCCGAGCGCGGCTCCGTCGAGGCGGTACGGCGTGCCGCCCAGGTCTCCGGGGGCGAGGCGCACCCCATCTACGCCCCGATGCTGCTGCCGGACCCGGCCACCGCCGCCGCGCTCCGCAACCAGACCGGTATCGCGCGCGCCTTCGAGTACTTCGACAAGGTGACCGTCGCCGCGGTGTCCATCGGCTCCTGGGAGCCGGGCATCTCGACGGTCCACGACATGCTCAGCGACGCGGAGCGGGCGCACTACGCCTCGCTCGGGGTCGCCGCCGAGATGTCCGCGCACCTCTTCGACGCCGAGGGGCGGCGGGTCGGCCGCGACCTGGGCGAGCGGTGCATCACCGTCGAGGCCGACCGGCTGCGCCGGATCCCCGAGGTCGTGGCCATCGCGGGCGGCCAGCGCAAGGCGGCGGCGATCGGGGCCGTCCTGAAGTCGGGCCTCGTCACCAGCCTGGTCACCGACACGGCGGCCGCCGACTTCCTGCTGACGGAGACCGGACCCGGACCGCGCCCGGCGCTGGACCGCGCGGACCCCGACGGGGTCTGA
- a CDS encoding cryptochrome/photolyase family protein — translation MSVSVALFTSDLRLHDNPPLRAALASADEVVPLFVRDRAIESAGFAAPNRQAFLADCLAGLDAGLRERGGRLVLRSGAVTDEVCRVAAETGAADVHMAAGVSAYAQHREERLRAALEADGRRLCVHDAVITAVPPGAVTPASSDHFAVFTPYFRRWSEERLRTVQGAPRTVRVPGAARSERLPSRTDVSGVSEGLAAGGEREGRARWSAWQRNGLAGYEDHHDDLPGDLTSRLSPHLHFGTLSPVELVHGASRRGGAGADAFVRQLCWRDFHHQVLAARPAAASADYRSQHDRWRSERSAAREITAWKEGRTGYPVIDAAMRQLRHEGWMHNRGRLLTASFLAKTLYVDWRVGARYFLELLVDGDVANNQLNWQWVAGTGTDSRPNRVFNPVTQGRRYDPQGDYVRRWVPELAGLVGAAAHEPWKLRGPERAAYDYPGPLLELSDGLARFKQARGRA, via the coding sequence ATGAGCGTGTCGGTCGCCCTGTTCACCTCCGACCTGCGGCTGCACGACAATCCGCCGCTGCGCGCGGCCCTCGCGTCGGCGGACGAGGTGGTGCCGCTGTTCGTCCGCGACCGGGCCATCGAGTCGGCGGGCTTCGCCGCGCCCAACCGGCAGGCGTTCCTGGCCGACTGCCTGGCCGGCCTCGACGCGGGGCTGCGGGAGCGCGGCGGCCGGCTCGTCCTACGGTCGGGCGCCGTGACCGATGAGGTCTGCCGGGTGGCCGCGGAGACGGGCGCCGCCGATGTGCACATGGCGGCCGGGGTCAGCGCGTACGCGCAGCACCGGGAGGAGCGGTTGCGCGCGGCGCTGGAGGCGGACGGCAGGCGTCTGTGCGTCCATGACGCGGTGATCACCGCGGTGCCGCCGGGTGCGGTCACCCCCGCGTCGTCGGACCACTTCGCGGTGTTCACCCCGTACTTCAGGCGCTGGTCCGAGGAGCGGCTGCGCACCGTCCAGGGCGCGCCGCGCACGGTACGGGTGCCCGGGGCCGCCCGGTCGGAGCGGCTGCCGTCCCGCACGGACGTGTCCGGGGTCTCGGAAGGTCTCGCCGCCGGCGGCGAGCGCGAGGGCCGCGCCCGCTGGTCGGCCTGGCAGCGGAACGGGCTCGCCGGGTACGAGGACCACCACGACGACCTGCCGGGCGATCTGACGTCCCGTCTGTCGCCGCATCTGCACTTCGGCACCCTCTCCCCCGTGGAGCTGGTGCACGGCGCGTCCCGGAGGGGCGGTGCGGGCGCCGACGCGTTCGTACGGCAGCTGTGCTGGCGGGACTTCCACCACCAGGTGCTCGCCGCGCGCCCGGCGGCCGCTTCCGCCGACTACCGCTCGCAGCACGACCGCTGGCGTTCCGAACGGTCCGCCGCGCGGGAGATCACGGCCTGGAAGGAGGGACGCACCGGATATCCGGTGATCGACGCCGCGATGCGGCAGCTGCGGCACGAGGGCTGGATGCACAACCGGGGGCGGCTGCTCACCGCGAGTTTCCTCGCCAAGACGCTGTACGTGGACTGGCGGGTCGGTGCGCGGTACTTCCTGGAGCTGCTGGTGGACGGCGATGTCGCGAACAACCAGCTCAACTGGCAGTGGGTGGCGGGCACCGGCACGGACAGCAGGCCGAACAGGGTGTTCAACCCGGTGACCCAGGGCAGGCGGTACGACCCGCAGGGGGATTACGTCCGCCGCTGGGTGCCCGAGCTGGCCGGTCTGGTGGGGGCGGCCGCGCACGAGCCGTGGAAGCTCCGGGGGCCGGAGCGCGCCGCGTACGACTATCCCGGGCCCCTGCTCGAACTCTCCGACGGCCTGGCCCGCTTCAAGCAGGCACGCGGCCGGGCCTGA
- a CDS encoding NAD(P)/FAD-dependent oxidoreductase → MTDHRGRRCDVIVIGAGLAGLACAADLCREGLSVSLLEASDTPGGRMRTDRHEGFLLDRGFQVFNTSYPQVKQRMWLRGLRLRPFTPGALVYTPSGRLRFSDPTRRPGVAVDLLSLRPVAGRRDLLALGLLSARDLFGPAGAVKRAADRTTRTALADAGISEKLIDTFFRPFLSGVFLEDSLETSSRFFHLVWRSMLRGTQCLPAAGIGAVPAQLAGALPPGVLSPGTPVRAITDAGVELPDGTELHAPCVVVATGPAAAARLLPGLVVPDTRTVTTYYHAAPQPPLHEPTLLVDSARRFLNTCVLSEVAPTYAPADRSLISTSVLGPGGPGEEERLRGVLAEVYGTDTSSWELLAPYTVEGALPAMTAPWPLSRTTRVAAGRHVCGDHRATGSVQGALASGARAAREVLADRSGQHGEHEEHGQHGQYGQHGQYGPV, encoded by the coding sequence ATGACGGACCACCGGGGCCGCCGCTGCGATGTCATCGTGATCGGCGCGGGGCTGGCCGGCCTCGCCTGTGCCGCTGATCTGTGCCGGGAGGGTCTGTCCGTCAGCCTGCTGGAGGCATCCGACACGCCCGGCGGCAGAATGCGCACCGACCGGCACGAGGGATTCCTCCTCGACCGGGGCTTCCAGGTCTTCAACACGTCGTACCCCCAGGTCAAACAGCGGATGTGGCTCCGAGGGCTGCGGCTGCGCCCCTTCACGCCCGGAGCCCTGGTGTACACGCCGTCGGGACGGCTGCGGTTCAGCGACCCGACCCGGCGGCCGGGCGTGGCGGTGGATCTGCTGTCGCTGCGGCCGGTCGCGGGCCGCCGCGACCTCCTGGCGCTCGGGCTGCTCTCCGCGCGCGACCTGTTCGGGCCGGCCGGCGCGGTGAAGCGTGCGGCGGACCGTACGACGCGCACGGCGCTCGCCGACGCCGGGATCTCCGAGAAACTGATCGACACGTTCTTCCGGCCCTTCCTCTCCGGTGTCTTCCTGGAGGACAGCCTCGAAACCTCGTCGCGCTTCTTCCATCTGGTCTGGCGCAGCATGCTCCGGGGCACCCAGTGCCTGCCCGCGGCGGGGATCGGCGCCGTACCGGCGCAGCTCGCGGGCGCGCTGCCGCCGGGGGTGCTGAGCCCCGGCACCCCGGTGCGGGCGATCACGGACGCAGGTGTCGAGCTGCCGGACGGCACGGAGCTCCACGCTCCCTGTGTGGTGGTCGCGACCGGGCCGGCCGCGGCGGCCCGGCTGCTGCCCGGCCTCGTCGTACCGGACACCCGCACCGTCACGACCTACTACCACGCGGCCCCGCAGCCGCCGCTGCACGAGCCGACCCTGCTGGTCGACAGCGCGCGGCGCTTCCTCAACACCTGCGTACTGAGCGAGGTCGCCCCCACCTACGCCCCGGCCGACCGCTCCCTGATCTCCACATCGGTCCTCGGTCCCGGCGGGCCGGGGGAGGAGGAGAGGCTGCGCGGCGTGCTCGCCGAGGTGTACGGCACCGACACGTCGTCCTGGGAGCTCCTCGCCCCGTACACGGTGGAGGGCGCCCTGCCCGCCATGACCGCGCCGTGGCCGCTGAGCCGCACGACGCGGGTGGCCGCCGGGCGTCATGTGTGCGGAGACCACCGCGCCACCGGGTCCGTGCAGGGCGCGCTCGCCTCCGGGGCACGTGCGGCGCGCGAGGTGCTCGCGGACCGGAGCGGACAGCACGGAGAGCACGAAGAGCACGGGCAGCACGGGCAGTACGGGCAGCACGGGCAGTACGGACCGGTCTGA